A single genomic interval of Helianthus annuus cultivar XRQ/B chromosome 6, HanXRQr2.0-SUNRISE, whole genome shotgun sequence harbors:
- the LOC110944575 gene encoding CASP-like protein 1E2: MDAATRFLALALTLAAAVVLGVNKQTTTILVKINPSIPPVDMRITAKWIQMSAFVYFVIINAIACSYTTISLMFTLATRGRKKNVSVMVTVLDLVMVALLFSAIGASGAVGLIGYTGNSHVQWREVCNVFDKFCHQAAVAMGLSFIGSMAYLLLVIFGIYKKL, from the exons ATGGATGCAGCCACGAGGTTTTTAGCGTTGGCGCTAACTCTGGCAGCAGCCGTCGTTCTTGGAGTAAATAAGCAAACAACGACCATACTCGTGAAGATCAACCCTTCCATACCTCCTGTCGACATGCGAATCACCGCAAAATGGATTCAAATGTCCGCTTTTGt GTACTTTGTGATCATAAATGCAATAGCATGTTCTTATACAACAATCTCTTTGATGTTTACCTTGGCAACTAGAGGTAGAAAGAAGAACGTATCGGTGATGGTAACCGTTTTAGATCTAGTAATGGTGGCGCTCCTCTTCTCAGCCATCGGTGCTAGTGGTGCGGTTGGCCTTATTGGCTACACCGGCAACTCACATGTACAATGGCGAGAGGTGTGTAATGTGTTTGATAAGTTTTGCCACCAGGCGGCAGTGGCGATGGGGTTGTCTTTCATCGGATCCATGGCGTATCTTCTGCTAGTCATCTTTGGTATTTACAAGAAGCTTTAA